One Desulfobacterales bacterium DNA segment encodes these proteins:
- the tyrS gene encoding tyrosine--tRNA ligase encodes MANVIDILNERGFIEQTTHGAELDDFAAQGGGTCYIGFDPTASSLHVGSLVPIMALAHMQRQGHRPIALIGGGTGLVGDPSGKTEMRQLLTPQKVEENAAGIKKQLSRFIDFTDAKALMLNNADWLTKLEYIPFLRDIGRHFSVNRMIKAESYKMRLESEEGLNFIEFNYMLLQAYDYLELFDHYGCRLQMGGADQWGNIVAGIELVRKMRQETVFGVTFPLITTSSGIKMGKTHKGAVWLDPERTPPYEYYQYWINTDDRDVARFMALFTFLPLEEINAVKSLSGAHLNDAKAVLAYEATALAHGRKEAAKAYQAAASMFGERVVPDEIVPSSTIPRGNAPSNDKSVPQSDVAEAMIREGIPAFKMFQNAGLAASGGAARRLIEQGGAYVNGERLSSADHLVTLNDVVNSEILLRAGKKRFHKIKLKK; translated from the coding sequence ATGGCCAATGTGATTGACATACTGAACGAGCGAGGCTTTATTGAACAAACCACCCACGGAGCGGAGTTGGATGATTTTGCCGCCCAGGGAGGAGGGACCTGCTACATCGGGTTTGATCCCACTGCGTCGAGCCTGCATGTGGGGAGCCTGGTTCCGATTATGGCACTTGCGCATATGCAGCGGCAAGGGCACCGGCCTATTGCACTTATAGGAGGAGGGACAGGTCTGGTGGGAGATCCCAGCGGCAAGACCGAGATGAGACAGCTGCTGACGCCGCAAAAGGTTGAAGAGAATGCCGCCGGGATCAAAAAACAACTGTCACGATTTATCGATTTTACGGACGCCAAAGCGTTGATGCTGAATAATGCCGATTGGTTGACAAAGCTGGAATACATACCATTTTTGCGGGATATCGGCCGGCATTTCAGCGTCAACCGGATGATCAAAGCCGAAAGTTATAAAATGCGTTTGGAATCCGAAGAAGGCCTTAATTTTATCGAATTTAACTATATGCTGTTGCAGGCTTATGACTATCTGGAACTCTTTGACCACTACGGCTGCCGGCTTCAAATGGGGGGCGCTGATCAGTGGGGAAATATTGTGGCGGGGATTGAGTTGGTACGAAAGATGCGTCAGGAAACGGTGTTCGGCGTTACATTCCCGCTGATTACCACCAGCAGCGGCATCAAAATGGGTAAGACCCACAAAGGGGCTGTATGGCTGGATCCGGAGCGGACCCCGCCCTACGAATATTATCAATACTGGATCAATACGGATGACCGGGACGTTGCCCGTTTTATGGCGCTGTTTACATTTTTGCCGTTGGAAGAAATCAACGCGGTTAAGTCACTTTCCGGCGCCCATTTAAACGACGCAAAGGCTGTCCTGGCGTACGAGGCCACCGCCCTGGCCCATGGCCGCAAAGAGGCTGCAAAAGCGTATCAGGCGGCAGCCAGCATGTTTGGCGAGCGCGTCGTGCCGGATGAGATTGTGCCGTCCAGCACGATTCCCCGAGGCAACGCACCGTCTAATGATAAATCCGTGCCGCAGTCGGATGTGGCGGAGGCCATGATCCGTGAAGGCATACCGGCCTTTAAGATGTTCCAAAACGCCGGCCTGGCAGCTTCCGGCGGCGCTGCCAGGCGGCTGATCGAACAAGGAGGGGCCTACGTCAACGGGGAACGCCTTTCTTCCGCTGACCACCTGGTAACGCTTAACGACGTTGTTAATTCTGAAATTTTGTTGCGGGCCGGCAAAAAAAGGTTTCACAAAATAAAGCTAAAAAAATAA